One part of the Marichromatium purpuratum 984 genome encodes these proteins:
- the ptsP gene encoding phosphoenolpyruvate--protein phosphotransferase, translating to MTIAYQGIGIHSTRAIALGPALVDSRSLATVGHVEISDEQVPAELERLERAIASARGALEAVRAQIPTQTPQNIAEFIDTHLLMLEDAALVEEVRRIVSAERCSAEWALQQQRDTLVRIFDEMDDPYLRTRRDDVEHVVHQIQSFLAGDSPEPRLPEHDLDGHVVVARDLTPADTILLHHRGIAGFVTEFGGPMSHTAILARSLGVPAVIGVRNITRYIEPREFLVVDGENGTVLCDADDLTIAHFRDRVRAAEARQRRLRRLIGRAARTRDGIAVGLQANLELPEDVETARANGAAGVGLYRTEFLYMNRLDLPDEEEQFASYAAMIEGLGGIPTTIRTLDLGADKDSAAQPIEPSGNPALGLRAIRLCLKEPALFRPQLRAILRASALGPVRLMLPMVSGVREVVAVRQLLEQLKRELASEGLAHDPALPLGAMIEVPAAALAAGAIARHCDFLSIGTNDLIQYTLAIDRLDDAVNDLYDPTHPAILRLIRMTIEAGRTRGIPVGMCGEMAGDARFTRLLLGLGLREFSMQPGALLDVKEVVLTADTRTLQQRTETLFARLDETDPQDLLAALNTD from the coding sequence GTGACCATCGCCTACCAGGGCATCGGCATCCACTCGACGCGCGCCATCGCGCTCGGGCCGGCGCTGGTCGACAGTCGCAGCCTGGCCACCGTCGGTCATGTCGAGATCAGCGACGAGCAGGTGCCGGCCGAACTCGAGCGGCTGGAGCGGGCGATCGCCTCGGCACGCGGCGCGCTCGAGGCGGTACGCGCGCAGATCCCCACCCAGACCCCGCAGAACATCGCCGAGTTCATCGACACCCACCTGCTGATGCTCGAGGACGCGGCGCTGGTCGAGGAGGTCCGGCGCATCGTCAGCGCCGAGCGCTGCAGCGCCGAGTGGGCGCTGCAGCAACAGCGCGACACCCTGGTGCGCATCTTCGACGAGATGGACGACCCCTATCTGCGCACCCGCCGTGACGACGTCGAGCACGTCGTCCACCAGATCCAGTCCTTCCTCGCCGGCGACAGCCCGGAGCCGCGTCTGCCCGAGCACGATCTCGACGGCCATGTGGTAGTCGCCCGCGACCTCACCCCGGCCGATACCATCCTGCTCCATCATCGCGGCATCGCCGGCTTCGTCACCGAGTTCGGCGGACCGATGTCGCACACCGCGATTCTCGCGCGCAGCCTCGGCGTCCCGGCGGTGATCGGGGTGCGCAACATCACCCGCTACATCGAGCCGCGCGAGTTCCTGGTGGTCGACGGCGAGAACGGCACCGTACTGTGCGACGCCGACGACCTCACCATCGCCCACTTCCGTGATCGCGTCCGCGCCGCCGAGGCCCGCCAGCGCCGGCTGCGCCGACTGATCGGACGCGCCGCGCGCACCCGCGACGGCATCGCGGTCGGACTCCAGGCCAACCTCGAGCTGCCCGAGGACGTGGAGACGGCGCGCGCCAACGGCGCCGCCGGCGTCGGACTCTATCGCACCGAGTTCCTCTACATGAACCGCCTCGACCTGCCCGACGAGGAGGAGCAGTTCGCCAGCTACGCGGCGATGATCGAGGGACTCGGCGGCATTCCCACCACCATCCGCACTCTCGATCTCGGCGCCGACAAGGACAGCGCCGCCCAGCCGATCGAGCCGAGCGGCAACCCCGCCCTGGGGTTGCGCGCGATCCGTCTCTGTCTCAAGGAGCCGGCGCTGTTCCGGCCCCAGCTGCGCGCCATCCTGCGCGCCTCGGCGCTCGGCCCGGTGCGGCTGATGCTGCCGATGGTCTCGGGGGTGCGCGAGGTGGTGGCGGTGCGCCAACTGCTCGAACAGCTCAAGCGTGAACTCGCCAGCGAGGGACTGGCGCACGACCCGGCGCTGCCGCTCGGCGCGATGATCGAGGTACCGGCCGCGGCACTCGCCGCCGGGGCCATCGCCCGCCACTGCGACTTCCTCTCGATCGGCACCAATGACCTCATCCAGTACACCCTCGCCATCGACCGTCTCGACGACGCCGTCAACGACCTCTACGACCCCACCCACCCGGCGATCCTGCGGCTGATCCGCATGACCATCGAGGCCGGCCGCACCCGCGGCATCCCGGTCGGGATGTGTGGCGAGATGGCCGGCGACGCACGCTTCACCCGGTTGCTGCTGGGGCTCGGGCTGCGCGAGTTCAGCATGCAGCCCGGCGCCCTGCTCGACGTCAAGGAGGTGGTGCTCACCGCCGACACCCGCACACTGCAACAGCGCACCGAGACGCTCTTCGCCCGCCTCGACGAGACCGACCCCCAGGACCTGCTCGCAGCGCTCAACACCGATTGA
- the lptC gene encoding LPS export ABC transporter periplasmic protein LptC, whose translation MSTRAHWPLRYYLLAAFFALSGLAGWWQVQRIDQPQGPATVRPRVPDYVVHAFTALETDTSGAPSRRLSATELRQFVAEDLSELDRPHMQLFQSDGPPWRARAEHGLVLEGGAEVRLTGDVHLERDATAEAPPAHIETEQLNVWHQRAYARTDLPVRVASGEDWLSATGMQLWYDEPARATFHGRTRMLLAPTQETQP comes from the coding sequence ATGAGCACCCGCGCGCACTGGCCGCTGCGCTACTACCTGCTCGCCGCCTTCTTCGCCCTCAGCGGGCTCGCGGGCTGGTGGCAGGTCCAGCGCATCGACCAGCCGCAGGGACCGGCCACCGTACGCCCCCGCGTCCCCGACTACGTGGTCCACGCGTTCACCGCGCTCGAGACCGACACCAGCGGCGCGCCGAGCCGACGCCTGAGCGCAACCGAGTTGCGTCAGTTCGTCGCCGAGGATCTCTCCGAGCTCGACCGCCCACACATGCAGCTGTTCCAGTCCGACGGACCGCCGTGGCGCGCGCGCGCCGAGCACGGGCTGGTGCTCGAGGGCGGCGCGGAGGTGCGGCTCACCGGCGACGTCCATCTCGAGCGCGACGCCACCGCCGAGGCCCCACCCGCGCACATCGAAACCGAACAGCTCAACGTCTGGCACCAGCGCGCCTATGCCCGTACCGACCTGCCGGTGCGGGTGGCCAGCGGCGAGGACTGGCTGAGCGCCACCGGCATGCAGCTGTGGTACGACGAGCCGGCGCGCGCCACCTTCCACGGTCGCACCCGGATGCTGCTCGCCCCGACCCAGGAGACCCAACCATGA
- the kdsC gene encoding 3-deoxy-manno-octulosonate-8-phosphatase KdsC has product MQEIRNRAAAIRLAIFDVDGVLTDGSLYLGDDGQEYKAFNARDGHGMVMLRESGVTLAVITGRSSRVVTMRMKGLGVNHVYQGQRDKLAAYLELRERLGVEDAAVAYLGDDVIDLPVMRQVGLAAAVADAHPMVRAEAHWHTTAHGGRGAAREFCELIMDAQGTLARLAGQRP; this is encoded by the coding sequence ATGCAAGAGATCCGCAACCGCGCCGCCGCCATTCGTCTGGCGATCTTCGACGTCGACGGCGTACTCACCGACGGCAGCCTCTATCTCGGCGACGACGGTCAGGAATACAAGGCGTTCAACGCCCGCGACGGTCACGGCATGGTGATGTTGCGCGAGTCCGGCGTGACCCTCGCGGTGATCACCGGGCGCAGCTCGCGGGTGGTCACCATGCGGATGAAGGGGTTGGGGGTGAACCACGTCTACCAGGGCCAGCGCGACAAGCTCGCCGCCTATCTCGAGCTGCGCGAGCGGCTGGGGGTCGAGGATGCCGCCGTGGCCTATCTCGGCGACGACGTCATCGACCTGCCGGTGATGCGCCAGGTCGGGCTGGCCGCGGCGGTGGCCGACGCCCACCCGATGGTGCGCGCCGAGGCGCACTGGCACACCACGGCGCACGGCGGGCGCGGCGCCGCACGCGAGTTCTGCGAGCTGATCATGGACGCCCAGGGGACGCTGGCGCGACTGGCCGGACAGCGTCCATGA
- the hpf gene encoding ribosome hibernation-promoting factor, HPF/YfiA family: MQINLTGHHVDITEALRDYVDSKFARLARHFDHVTNAHVILSVEKLDQKAEATLHINGGKLFADSVHEDMYAAIDGLTDKLDRQILRHKEKKNDYRSAPGPKAADAEADVEADTE, translated from the coding sequence ATGCAAATCAATCTGACGGGTCATCACGTCGACATCACCGAGGCACTGCGCGACTACGTCGACAGCAAATTCGCACGCCTGGCGCGTCACTTCGACCACGTCACCAATGCCCACGTCATTCTCAGTGTGGAAAAGCTCGACCAGAAGGCCGAGGCGACGCTACACATCAATGGTGGGAAGCTCTTCGCCGACTCCGTGCATGAAGACATGTATGCCGCGATCGACGGCCTGACCGACAAGCTCGATCGCCAGATCCTGCGCCACAAGGAGAAGAAGAACGACTATCGCAGCGCACCCGGCCCGAAGGCGGCCGATGCCGAGGCCGACGTCGAGGCCGATACCGAATAG
- the rapZ gene encoding RNase adapter RapZ, with protein sequence MKLVILSGLSGSGKSVALHTLEDLGYYCIDNLPLFLLKDLVAGLRKAPDDGFSSTAVGIDARTSPRALGRLAELIEEARAQGIDCRVMFLDADTDTLKRRFSETRRRHPLTRGNRSLDEAIRLERRLLEAIGRCAEIRIDTTHTNVHELRDLVRAHLVGSDSPKVSILLQSFGFKHGVPKDVDFIFDVRCLPNPHWQPELKPLTGLDQPVMEFLDASAEAGEMRDDMLAFFDRWIPRFETDGRSYLTIAIGCTGGQHRSVYMSEALRRHFEQTGHKVLIRHRELP encoded by the coding sequence ATGAAACTCGTCATCCTCAGTGGCCTGTCCGGCTCGGGCAAGAGCGTCGCCCTGCACACGCTCGAGGACCTTGGCTATTACTGCATCGACAACCTGCCGCTGTTCCTGCTCAAGGACCTGGTCGCGGGGCTGCGCAAGGCCCCCGACGACGGCTTCTCCAGCACCGCGGTGGGCATCGACGCGCGCACCAGCCCGCGCGCGCTCGGTCGGCTCGCGGAGCTGATCGAGGAGGCGCGCGCCCAGGGCATCGACTGTCGGGTGATGTTCCTCGACGCCGACACCGACACCCTCAAGCGCCGCTTCAGCGAGACCCGGCGACGTCACCCGCTCACCCGCGGCAACCGCTCGCTCGACGAGGCCATCCGCCTCGAGCGCCGCCTGCTCGAGGCCATCGGTCGCTGCGCCGAGATCCGTATCGACACCACCCACACCAATGTGCACGAGCTGCGCGACCTGGTCCGTGCCCATCTCGTCGGCAGCGACTCGCCCAAGGTCTCGATCCTGTTGCAGTCGTTCGGCTTCAAACATGGTGTGCCCAAGGACGTCGACTTCATCTTCGACGTGCGCTGCCTGCCCAACCCGCATTGGCAGCCGGAACTCAAGCCGCTGACCGGACTCGATCAGCCGGTGATGGAGTTCCTCGACGCCAGCGCCGAGGCCGGCGAGATGCGTGACGACATGCTCGCCTTCTTCGACCGCTGGATCCCGCGCTTCGAGACCGACGGGCGCAGTTATCTCACCATTGCCATCGGCTGTACCGGCGGCCAGCATCGCTCGGTCTACATGAGCGAGGCGCTGCGCCGTCACTTCGAGCAGACCGGTCACAAGGTGCTGATCAGACACCGGGAGTTACCGTGA
- the lptB gene encoding LPS export ABC transporter ATP-binding protein codes for MSVLRAEQLKKRYRSREVLRGVSVEVEAGEVVGLLGPNGAGKTTCFYLIVGLIPADQGRITLDEHDITLMPMHARARAGLSYLAQEPSVFRKLSARDNILAILETRGDLDREQREQRCEQLLEELGIAHIGESLALSLSGGERRRLEIARALAVDPKVMLLDEPFAGVDPIAVGDIKAIVSHLRERGIGVLITDHNVRETLDICDRGYIISNGEVIAAGRPDELLANQQVRDVYLGADFAM; via the coding sequence ATGAGCGTACTGCGCGCCGAACAGCTCAAGAAACGTTATCGCAGCCGCGAGGTCCTGCGGGGAGTGAGCGTCGAGGTCGAGGCCGGCGAGGTGGTCGGGCTGCTCGGCCCCAACGGCGCCGGCAAGACCACCTGCTTCTATCTCATCGTCGGGCTGATCCCGGCTGACCAGGGGCGCATCACCCTCGACGAGCACGACATCACGCTGATGCCAATGCATGCGCGCGCGCGCGCCGGACTGAGCTATCTGGCGCAGGAGCCCTCGGTGTTTCGCAAGCTCAGCGCGCGCGACAACATCCTCGCGATCCTCGAGACCCGCGGCGACCTCGACCGCGAGCAGCGCGAGCAGCGTTGCGAGCAGCTGCTCGAGGAGCTCGGCATCGCCCATATCGGCGAGTCGCTGGCACTCAGCCTCTCCGGCGGCGAGCGTCGGCGTCTCGAGATCGCCCGCGCGCTGGCCGTCGACCCCAAGGTGATGCTGCTCGACGAGCCCTTCGCCGGCGTCGACCCGATCGCCGTGGGCGACATCAAGGCGATCGTCTCGCACCTGCGCGAGCGCGGCATCGGCGTGTTGATCACCGATCACAACGTGCGCGAGACGCTCGACATCTGCGATCGCGGCTACATCATCAGTAATGGCGAGGTGATCGCCGCCGGTCGCCCCGACGAGCTGCTCGCCAACCAGCAGGTACGCGACGTCTATCTCGGTGCCGACTTCGCCATGTAG
- a CDS encoding PTS sugar transporter subunit IIA, with the protein MFSPDLISEARVSCGAEIASKKRLLETLAELLANDHPRLNTELVFERLLERERLGSTGLGHGVALPHARIKEINEVLGAFVSTSTGVDYDAIDGEPVDLAFALLVPESATEEHLQLLARLAGMFSDPTTRAALREARSAATVLQLIETNEAR; encoded by the coding sequence ATGTTCAGTCCAGACCTGATCAGCGAGGCCCGAGTCAGCTGCGGTGCCGAGATCGCCAGCAAGAAGCGGCTGCTCGAGACGCTCGCCGAGCTGCTGGCCAACGACCACCCCCGTCTCAACACCGAACTCGTCTTCGAGCGTCTGCTCGAGCGCGAGCGACTCGGCAGCACCGGACTCGGTCACGGTGTGGCGCTGCCGCACGCCCGCATCAAGGAGATCAACGAGGTGCTTGGGGCCTTCGTCAGCACCAGCACCGGGGTCGACTATGACGCGATCGACGGCGAGCCGGTCGATCTCGCCTTCGCCCTGCTGGTCCCGGAGAGCGCCACCGAGGAACACCTCCAGCTGCTCGCCCGGCTCGCCGGCATGTTCAGTGACCCGACCACCCGCGCCGCGCTGCGCGAAGCCCGCTCGGCGGCGACCGTGTTGCAACTGATCGAGACGAACGAGGCGCGCTAG
- a CDS encoding RNA polymerase factor sigma-54, whose product MKQTIQLRLGQHLTMTPQLQQAIRLLQLSTLELQKEIQEALDSNLMLEEAEEADRFAANGEDSGNGAHESPPSDEQGSAERELQGETNEIPDELPVDTQWADVYDGYLPPSIQGSAENADFDPFLHQSRPQTLHDHLIWQLNLIRLSERDEMIAEAVIDAIDARGYLRADLDELLATIGDDQISLEEIATMVHRVQSFDPPGVGARDLAECLQIQLRQLPAETPQRDLALAICRDGFEHLPRKDIAALMRRFKQTEPEIRGALTLICQLNPHPGDLIAQEPPEYVVPDIFVRRQNGRWSVELNPESTPKLRVNADYARLIRRADTSSDSVTMRNHLQEARWFIKSLASRNDTVLRVGAKIVEMQQAFFEHGEEAMRPMVLRDVAEALELHESTVSRVTTQKYMHTPRGTLEFKYFFSSHVSTTSGGECSSTAIRALIRKLIAAEPARKPLSDSKIAAELADRGIQVARRTVAKYREAMGIPASNERKRLA is encoded by the coding sequence ATGAAGCAAACCATCCAGCTTCGCCTCGGCCAACACCTGACGATGACGCCCCAGCTGCAGCAGGCGATTCGCCTCCTGCAGCTGTCGACGCTCGAGCTGCAGAAGGAGATCCAGGAGGCGCTGGACTCCAACCTGATGCTCGAGGAGGCCGAGGAGGCCGACCGCTTCGCCGCCAACGGTGAGGACAGTGGCAATGGCGCACACGAGTCTCCGCCCAGCGATGAGCAGGGCAGCGCCGAGCGTGAGCTCCAGGGCGAGACCAACGAGATCCCCGATGAGCTCCCGGTCGACACCCAGTGGGCCGATGTCTACGACGGCTATCTACCGCCGAGCATCCAGGGCAGCGCCGAGAACGCCGACTTCGACCCCTTCCTCCACCAGAGCCGCCCCCAGACCCTGCACGATCACCTCATCTGGCAGCTCAACCTCATCCGACTGAGCGAGCGCGACGAGATGATCGCCGAGGCGGTGATCGACGCCATCGACGCGCGCGGCTATCTTCGGGCCGATCTCGACGAGCTGCTGGCCACCATCGGCGACGATCAGATCAGTCTCGAGGAGATCGCCACCATGGTGCACCGGGTGCAGTCGTTCGATCCCCCGGGGGTCGGCGCCCGCGATCTCGCCGAGTGCCTGCAGATCCAGCTGCGTCAGCTCCCCGCCGAGACCCCGCAGCGCGACCTCGCGCTGGCGATCTGTCGCGACGGCTTCGAGCACCTGCCGCGCAAGGACATCGCCGCGCTGATGCGCCGCTTCAAGCAGACCGAGCCCGAGATTCGTGGTGCACTCACGCTGATCTGCCAGCTCAACCCGCACCCCGGCGACTTGATCGCGCAGGAGCCCCCGGAGTACGTTGTACCCGACATCTTCGTGCGCAGACAGAATGGTCGCTGGTCGGTGGAACTCAACCCGGAATCCACACCCAAACTGAGGGTGAACGCGGACTACGCCAGACTGATCCGGCGCGCCGACACCAGCAGCGACAGCGTCACCATGCGCAACCACCTGCAGGAGGCGCGCTGGTTCATCAAGAGCCTGGCGAGCCGTAACGACACCGTGCTGCGGGTGGGCGCCAAGATCGTGGAGATGCAGCAGGCGTTCTTCGAGCACGGCGAGGAGGCGATGCGGCCGATGGTGCTGCGCGACGTCGCCGAGGCGCTCGAGCTGCACGAGTCGACCGTCTCCCGGGTCACCACGCAGAAATACATGCATACGCCGAGGGGCACCCTGGAGTTCAAGTACTTCTTCTCGTCCCACGTCAGCACCACTTCTGGTGGGGAGTGTTCATCAACGGCGATCCGCGCGCTCATTCGTAAGCTGATCGCCGCCGAACCCGCCAGAAAACCCTTGAGCGACAGCAAGATCGCGGCCGAACTGGCCGATCGCGGCATCCAGGTCGCGCGTCGAACCGTCGCCAAGTACCGCGAGGCCATGGGTATTCCAGCCTCGAACGAGCGCAAACGCCTGGCATGA
- the hprK gene encoding HPr(Ser) kinase/phosphatase → MLDSLQSLLEQTGPRLQLRWLNGEPEQGSPLRRPERARSRESLIGSLNCIHPNCLQVIGRAEQRYLQALGRTAFEETLEQLFAEQPAAILFADGLEPHPAFFAFAAEHDTPLLGSSLGDEELINHLRYFLTHALAERQTLHGVFIEVLGMGVLLIGDPAVGKSELALDLITRGHRLIADDAPRFARIAPETIEGTCPETLRDFLEVRGLGILNIRAMFGEGAVQRSKTLNLIIDLQPLDQQQIAGLDRLTGSLSATDVLGVAIPTITMPVAPGRNLAILVEAAVRHQILRIRGYDAGVDFIDRQARAIRLDRPDPPGPGSRP, encoded by the coding sequence ATGCTCGACAGCCTCCAGTCACTCCTCGAACAGACCGGCCCGCGGCTGCAGCTGCGCTGGCTCAACGGCGAGCCCGAGCAAGGCTCCCCGCTGCGCCGGCCCGAGCGTGCACGCTCGCGCGAGTCGCTGATCGGCTCGCTCAACTGCATCCACCCCAACTGTCTGCAGGTGATCGGCCGCGCCGAACAGCGCTACCTCCAGGCACTGGGCCGCACCGCCTTCGAGGAAACCCTCGAACAACTCTTCGCCGAGCAGCCGGCAGCAATCCTGTTCGCCGACGGCCTCGAGCCGCACCCCGCCTTCTTCGCCTTCGCCGCCGAGCACGACACCCCGCTGCTCGGCTCGTCGCTCGGCGACGAGGAGCTGATCAACCACCTGCGCTACTTCCTCACCCACGCCCTGGCCGAGCGTCAGACCCTGCACGGCGTCTTCATCGAGGTGCTGGGGATGGGGGTATTGCTGATCGGCGATCCGGCGGTGGGCAAGAGTGAGCTGGCGCTCGACCTGATCACCCGGGGTCATCGGCTCATCGCCGACGACGCACCGCGTTTCGCGCGCATCGCCCCGGAGACCATCGAGGGCACCTGCCCGGAGACCCTGCGGGACTTCCTCGAGGTGCGCGGGCTGGGTATCCTCAACATCCGCGCGATGTTCGGCGAGGGCGCGGTCCAGCGCAGCAAGACGCTGAACCTGATCATCGACCTGCAACCCCTCGATCAACAACAGATCGCCGGTCTCGACCGGCTCACCGGCAGCCTCTCGGCGACCGACGTGCTCGGGGTCGCGATCCCGACCATCACCATGCCGGTGGCGCCGGGACGCAACCTGGCCATCCTGGTGGAAGCGGCAGTGCGCCACCAGATCCTACGTATCCGTGGCTACGACGCCGGCGTCGACTTCATCGACCGGCAGGCGCGGGCGATCCGTCTCGACCGCCCCGACCCGCCCGGCCCCGGATCCAGACCCTAG
- the lptA gene encoding lipopolysaccharide transport periplasmic protein LptA, with amino-acid sequence MSRPLRLLALLLLFGWNPANALDDDPQQPMYIEADDVEVREAEGTSIYVGNVEVTQGSMRLHADHMTVYHREDRRPRQIIAIGTPARFRQLLEDDQGEVRAFARRMEFDTDRDELVLIDEAVLIQGEDRVASERIVYDRAREHFRAGGSGRVRITITPEEES; translated from the coding sequence ATGAGCCGTCCACTGCGCCTGCTGGCACTGTTGCTGTTGTTCGGCTGGAACCCGGCCAACGCGCTCGATGACGACCCCCAGCAACCGATGTATATCGAGGCCGACGACGTCGAGGTACGCGAGGCCGAGGGCACCAGCATCTATGTCGGCAACGTCGAGGTCACCCAGGGCAGCATGCGCCTGCACGCCGATCACATGACCGTCTATCACCGCGAGGACCGCCGCCCGCGCCAGATCATCGCCATCGGCACCCCGGCGCGCTTCCGTCAACTGCTCGAGGACGACCAGGGCGAGGTCCGCGCCTTCGCCAGACGCATGGAGTTCGACACCGACCGCGACGAGCTGGTGCTGATCGACGAGGCGGTACTGATCCAGGGCGAGGACCGCGTCGCCAGCGAGCGCATCGTCTACGACCGTGCCCGCGAACACTTCCGTGCCGGTGGCAGCGGTCGGGTGCGGATCACCATCACCCCCGAGGAGGAGTCATGA
- a CDS encoding PTS sugar transporter subunit IIA, whose product MSIGLLLITHQPLGGDLLRIASAILGNEPAATEALELINDRPCECMLREALDCVDRLDQGDGVLVLTDLYGATPANIALALHAQRRRVRVISGVNLPMLLRALNYAQLDLDSVAEKALEGGREGVIRCQEQGA is encoded by the coding sequence GTGAGCATCGGACTGTTACTCATCACCCACCAGCCACTCGGCGGCGACCTGCTGCGCATCGCCAGCGCCATCCTCGGCAACGAGCCGGCGGCCACCGAGGCGCTCGAACTGATCAACGATCGTCCCTGCGAGTGCATGTTGCGCGAGGCGCTCGACTGCGTCGACCGACTCGACCAGGGCGACGGCGTGCTGGTACTCACCGACCTCTACGGCGCCACCCCGGCCAACATCGCCCTGGCGCTGCACGCGCAGCGACGCCGGGTGCGGGTGATCTCCGGGGTCAACCTGCCGATGCTGCTGCGCGCGCTCAACTATGCCCAGCTCGACCTCGACAGCGTCGCCGAGAAGGCGCTCGAGGGTGGACGCGAGGGTGTGATTCGCTGTCAGGAGCAAGGCGCATGA
- a CDS encoding KpsF/GutQ family sugar-phosphate isomerase: protein MTERRQLGARLAPLDAGEHDRIIDLARAVLDTEAQAITALAARIDTPFVTACRYMLACAGRIVVTGMGKSGHIGGKIAATLASTGSPAFFVHPGEASHGDLGMITPLDVVVAISNSGETAEVLTILPVLKRLGVPMIAMTGRRDSTLAREADVHLDVTVSAEACPLGLAPTTSTTATLAMGDALAVALLEARGFTAEDFARSHPAGSLGRRLLLHVDDIMHRDERVPRVGREASLLATLEEISRKGLGMSAVVDDDGRLCGIFTDGDLRRALDRGVDVHHTRIETVMTRDCVTISPGALAAEALQLMEARSINALLALDGERRPVGALNMHDLLRAGVV, encoded by the coding sequence ATGACCGAACGACGACAACTCGGCGCCCGTCTGGCGCCGCTCGATGCCGGCGAGCACGATCGCATCATCGATCTCGCCCGCGCCGTTCTCGACACCGAGGCCCAGGCGATCACGGCGCTCGCCGCACGGATCGACACCCCATTCGTCACCGCCTGTCGCTACATGCTCGCCTGCGCCGGGCGCATCGTGGTCACCGGGATGGGCAAGTCGGGACACATCGGCGGCAAGATCGCCGCCACCCTGGCGAGCACCGGCAGCCCGGCCTTCTTCGTCCACCCCGGCGAGGCCAGCCACGGTGACCTGGGCATGATCACCCCGCTCGACGTGGTGGTGGCGATCTCCAACTCCGGCGAGACCGCCGAGGTGCTCACCATCCTGCCGGTGCTCAAGCGGCTCGGGGTGCCGATGATCGCGATGACCGGGCGGCGCGACTCGACCCTGGCGCGCGAGGCCGACGTCCATCTCGATGTCACCGTCTCGGCCGAGGCCTGCCCGCTCGGCCTGGCGCCGACCACCAGCACCACCGCGACGCTGGCGATGGGGGATGCGCTCGCCGTGGCGCTGCTCGAGGCGCGCGGCTTCACCGCCGAGGACTTCGCCCGCTCGCACCCGGCCGGGAGCCTGGGGCGACGCCTGCTGCTGCACGTCGACGACATCATGCATCGCGACGAGCGGGTCCCCCGCGTCGGTCGCGAGGCGAGCCTGCTGGCCACCCTCGAGGAGATCTCGCGCAAGGGGCTGGGGATGAGCGCGGTGGTCGACGACGACGGGCGGCTGTGCGGCATCTTCACCGACGGCGACCTGCGCCGTGCGCTCGATCGCGGCGTCGACGTCCACCACACCCGGATCGAGACGGTGATGACCCGCGACTGTGTCACCATCTCCCCCGGCGCGCTCGCCGCCGAGGCGCTGCAGCTGATGGAGGCGCGCTCGATCAACGCGCTGCTGGCGCTCGACGGCGAGCGCCGCCCGGTCGGCGCACTCAACATGCACGACCTGTTGCGCGCGGGCGTGGTCTGA
- a CDS encoding HPr family phosphocarrier protein, which produces MTSKDFEIINRLGLHARAAAKLVQCANGFTSRIEVERRGQRVNGKSIMGVMMLAASQGTWITVSAEGEDETAALAAIEQLIGERFGEGE; this is translated from the coding sequence ATGACCAGCAAGGATTTCGAGATCATCAACCGGCTCGGCCTCCACGCCCGCGCCGCGGCCAAGCTGGTGCAGTGCGCCAACGGCTTCACCAGCCGCATCGAGGTCGAGCGCCGCGGTCAGCGCGTCAACGGCAAGAGCATCATGGGGGTGATGATGCTAGCCGCCAGCCAGGGCACCTGGATCACCGTCAGCGCCGAGGGCGAGGACGAGACGGCGGCCTTGGCGGCGATCGAACAACTCATCGGCGAGCGCTTCGGGGAGGGCGAGTGA